In Papaver somniferum cultivar HN1 chromosome 1, ASM357369v1, whole genome shotgun sequence, a genomic segment contains:
- the LOC113349811 gene encoding uncharacterized protein LOC113349811, giving the protein MAVSRIRRTLSFNKPNLNHQTSFSSPKGGKSYHVRSVSLPCRTHPLLSQLKDEINELKTWASKVDDRTSSWLCDGLMMLKDVHDSVDDLLQLPQTQASLRRRSDWVENLLEDFLRFVDVFGIFRASLVTLKEEQLSAQVAIRRRRDYESKLSSYAKARRNMEKEMEKLVSIVRSIGRCSLPPPVGCASLLASSTSTQNEIELAGILKDVNEVTVLVSVCVFNGISKSSMGGKYKAWASLSLWKNNNKEMMNKDFQGIREFEEVEIEKLMRLRKQKEEEEVKRVLIKMENLENSIEGIEKESEKMFRSLLNTRVSLLNICTQ; this is encoded by the coding sequence ATGGCGGTTTCAAGAATCCGTCGCACACTTTCATTCAATAAACCAAACCTTAATCATCAAACATCCTTTTCCTCACCAAAGGGTGGAAAATCATATCATGTAAGATCAGTTAGTCTTCCATGCAGAACACATCCACTGTTATCTCAGCTCAAAGACGAAATCAATGAGCTCAAAACATGGGCATCCAAAGTTGACGACCGGACATCGTCTTGGTTATGCGACGGATTAATGATGCTTAAAGATGTTCACGATTCCGTTGACGATCTCCTTCAACTTCCACAAACACAGGCATCTCTTCGCCGTAGatctgattgggttgagaacCTATTAGAGGATTTCCTCCGTTTTGTTGACGTGTTTGGAATTTTCCGTGCCTCGCTTGTTACATTGAAAGAAGAACAGTTATCAGCACAAGTTGCAATAAGGCGAAGAAGAGACTACGAGTCTAAATTGTCTTCTTACGCGAAAGCGCGCAGGAATATGGAGAAAGAAATGGAAAAACTCGTGTCCATTGTTCGAAGTATCGGACGTTGCTCTTTACCACCACCGGTGGGTTGTGCGTCGTTGTTAGCGTCATCGACATCAACCCAAAATGAGATTGAGTTGGCTGGAATTTTGAAAGATGTTAATGAAGTGACAGTATTGGTATCCGTGTGTGTTTTCAATGGAATTTCAAAGTCTTCCATGGGAGGGAAATATAAAGCTTGGGCTAGTTTAAGTTTATGGAAGAATAACAACAAGGAAATGATGAATAAAGATTTCCAAGGGATTAGAGAATTTGAAGAAGTGGAGATTGAGAAATTAATGAGGttgagaaaacaaaaagaagaagaagaagtgaaaagggTGTTGATAAAAATGGAGAATTTGGAGAATTCAATTGAAGGTATTGAGAAAGAGAGTGAGAAAATGTTTAGGAGTTTGTTAAACACAAGAGTTTCACTTCTGAATATTTGTACTCAATAA